The region GTTAAGGTCGGCGATCGCATTGAAGCGCTCGTTCTCCAAAAGGAAGATAAAGAAGGACGCACGATTCTCTCTAAGAAGCGCGCACAGTATGAGCGCGCCTGGGGCGAAATCGAAGGCAAGAAAGAACGCGACGAAGTTGTCGTCGGAACAGTTATTGAAGTTGTTAAGGGCGGCTTGATCGTTGATATCGGTCTACGCGGCTTCTTGCCAGCATCACTCGTTGAAATGCGTCGTGTACGCGATCTAACTCCTTACATCGGTAAGGAAGTTGAAGCTCGCATCATCGAACTCGATAAGAACCGTAACAACGTTGTTCTTTCACGTCGCGCATTCCTAGAGCAGACCCAATCAGAGTCACGCACTACATTCTTGAACCAGCTACAAAAGGGTCAAGTACGTACTGGCGTAATCTCATCAATCGTTAACTTCGGTGCATTCGTTGACCTTGGTGGCGTAGACGGTCTAGTTCACGTTTCAGAGCTTTCATGGAAGCACATCGATCACCCAGGTGAAGTTGTTGAAGTTGGCGATGAAGTAACCGTAGAAGTTCTCGAAGTTGATTTCGAGCGTGAGCGTGTTTCACTTTCTCTTAAGGCAACACAAGAAGATCCATGGCAAGCATTTGCTCGCACCCACACAATCAATCAGGTTGTTCCGGGCGTCGTGACAAAGCTTGTCCCATTCGGTGCATTCATTCGTGTTCACGAGGGCATTGAAGGACTTGTTCACATCTCAGAGTTGGCAGAACGCCACGTTGAGATCCCAGAGCAGGTTGTTGCTGTAGATGACGAACTATTTGTAAAGATCATCGATATCGATCTTGAGCGTCGTCGTATCTCACTATCTCTTAAGCAGGCTAATGAAGGTCATGAAGTTGAGATCGAAGCTTTTGATCCAACCCAATACGGAATGGCTGCTCGCTACGACGCAGCAGGTAACTTCATCTACCCAGAAGGTTTCGATCCTGATACTCAGGAGTGGAAGCCAGGCCATGACGCTCAACGCGAAGAGTGGGAACGTCAATACCAGGAAGCACAAACTCGCTTCCTTGCTCACAAGAAGCAGAAGGCAGAAGCAAAGGCAGCAGATGCCGCAGCTCCTGTTGCTGAAGAAGCAGCTGCTGAATAATAAGTAGATAATGAAAAAAGGCTCACCTTCGGGTGGGCCTTTTTTCATATCGAAATCTGAATGTGAAAGGTAGAGTCTGAACCATGTTGGTCGTTGCACTTACCGGTGGAATAGGCGCAGGCAAATCTCTTGTTGCCCAATACTTCTCAGAACTCGGCGCTCGTGTTGTAGATGCAGATCAACTATCACGGATAGCAATTGAACGTGGCTCTGAGGGATTTGATGAAGTCATCACCCGATTTGGCGAAGGCATTCTGCGCAACGGCGATATAGATCGCAAAGCGTTAGGTGAAATAATTTTTAAGGATAAGAGCGCTAAGGCAGATCTTGAAGCGATTATCCATCCGCGCGTTCGCGAACTGTTCTTTGAAGTTGTCAGCGATCTCGCTGCAGATGAAATTCTGATTTATGAGATCCCGCTACTAGTTGAAACCGGTGCCGCCAGTAACTTCGATCAGATCATTACAGTTGAAGCAGATCTTGAGATTCGTAAATCCAGACTATTAAAGCGCGGCATGTTCATCTCAGAGATTGAATCTCGCTTAGCTGTTCAGGCTTCACCATCTGAGCGTGAAGCGGTCTCTACCCACGTGATCGAAAATAGCGGCGATGAAGATCAACTGCTGCGCAAGGTGGAAAACCTCTGGGAGGAACTCCAGCGCCTTTCAAAGTAGGCTAGGAAAATGCGCCCGATCTCTGATCTTCAAAGAAAGGTTCACCCTTTCCAGGTAATCAGCGACTACGTACCTGCAGGAGATCAACCTCAGGCGATCGAAGAGATCGTTACGCGAATAAACGCGGGTGAAAAAGATGTAGTTCTACTAGGAGCAACAGGTACCGGCAAATCTGCAACTACAGCTTGGTTGATTGAGCGTTTACAGCGCCCAACTTTGGTTCTCGCTCCTAACAAGACCCTCGCCGCTCAGTTGGCAAATGAATTTAAAGAGCTACTACCCAATAACGCAGTTGAGTACTTTGTTTCTTACTACGACTATTACCAACCTGAAGCTTATGTTCCGCAGACCGATACCTTTATCGAAAAAGACTCCAGCGTTAACGATGAAGTCGAGCGCCTGCGACATTCGGCGACGAACTCGCTCCTAACTCGTCGTGATGTAATTGTTGTCGCAACTGTCTCTTGTATCTATGGCCTTGGAACGCCTCAGGAATACATCGACCGCATGATTCGCCTAAAGGTTGGCGATGAGATCGAGCGCAACCAACTTCTACGCAGATTCGTAGATGTGCAGTACTCACGTAACGATATGGCCTTTGAACGCGGCACCTTCCGCGTCCGCGGCGACACTATTGAAATCATTCCGATGTATGAAGAACTAGCCATCCGCATTGAGATGTTCGGTGATGAGATTGAAAAGATCATGACACTGCATCCACTTACCGGCGAGATCATTCGCGATGAGACCGAGATCTATATCTTCCCTGCCACGCACTATGCCGCAGGCCCAGAAACGATGAAGCGTGCGATGGGTGAGATCGAAGATGAACTTCAAATCCAACTAAATCTCTTTGAAAAGCAGGGAAAACTTCTAGAGGCGCAACGCCTGCGCATGCGTACGACATTTGATCTCGAGATGATGCAACAACTTGGATTCTGTTCCGGAATCGAAAACTACTCACGTCATCTCGATGGTCGTGAACCGGGAACCGCGCCTAACTGTCTGCTTGACTACTTCCCAGAAGATTTCTTAGTTGTTATCGATGAAAGCCACGTAACAGTGCCGCAGATTGGCGCAATGTACGAAGGCGATGCATCTCGTAAACGCACTTTGGTAGAACACGGCTTCCGACTTCCGAGCGCACTCGATAACCGTCCACTGCGTTGGCCCGAATTTCTAGAACGCGTTGGCCAAACTGTTTATCTATCTGCAACTCCCGGAAAGTACGAGATGGAGAAAGTTGGGGGAGATGTAGTTGAACAGGTAATCCGCCCAACCGGTTTGGTAGATCCAGCGATCATTATCAAACCAATTAAAGGTCAGATCGATGATCTTCTAAATGAGATCAATATCCGCGCGGCAAAGAATGAGCGAGTTCTTGTCACAACTCTGACCAAGAAAATGTCTGAAGATTTGACGGATTATCTGCAAGAGCGTGGCGTCCGCGTGCGTTATCTACACTCTGAAGTAGATACTTTGCGACGTGTAGAACTGCTGCGTGAACTTCGCTCTGGTGAATACGATGTTTTGATCGGTATCAACTTGCTCCGTGAAGGTCTTGATCTACCCGAAGTATCACTGGTTGCAATCTTGGATGCCGATAAAGAAGGCTTCTTGCGTTCAGCAACATCTCTTATTCAGACAATCGGACGTGCAGCACGTAACGTTTCGGGTGAAGTGCATATGTATGCCGATAACATTACAAAGTCGATGGCACAGGCAAT is a window of Candidatus Planktophila lacus DNA encoding:
- the rpsA gene encoding 30S ribosomal protein S1; translated protein: MSTSSPVVAVNDIGSAADFLAAIEGTIRNFNDGDLVVGTVVQVDREEVLLDIGYKTEGVIPSRELSIRHDADPNDIVKVGDRIEALVLQKEDKEGRTILSKKRAQYERAWGEIEGKKERDEVVVGTVIEVVKGGLIVDIGLRGFLPASLVEMRRVRDLTPYIGKEVEARIIELDKNRNNVVLSRRAFLEQTQSESRTTFLNQLQKGQVRTGVISSIVNFGAFVDLGGVDGLVHVSELSWKHIDHPGEVVEVGDEVTVEVLEVDFERERVSLSLKATQEDPWQAFARTHTINQVVPGVVTKLVPFGAFIRVHEGIEGLVHISELAERHVEIPEQVVAVDDELFVKIIDIDLERRRISLSLKQANEGHEVEIEAFDPTQYGMAARYDAAGNFIYPEGFDPDTQEWKPGHDAQREEWERQYQEAQTRFLAHKKQKAEAKAADAAAPVAEEAAAE
- the coaE gene encoding dephospho-CoA kinase (Dephospho-CoA kinase (CoaE) performs the final step in coenzyme A biosynthesis.), translated to MLVVALTGGIGAGKSLVAQYFSELGARVVDADQLSRIAIERGSEGFDEVITRFGEGILRNGDIDRKALGEIIFKDKSAKADLEAIIHPRVRELFFEVVSDLAADEILIYEIPLLVETGAASNFDQIITVEADLEIRKSRLLKRGMFISEIESRLAVQASPSEREAVSTHVIENSGDEDQLLRKVENLWEELQRLSK
- the uvrB gene encoding excinuclease ABC subunit UvrB, with the protein product MRPISDLQRKVHPFQVISDYVPAGDQPQAIEEIVTRINAGEKDVVLLGATGTGKSATTAWLIERLQRPTLVLAPNKTLAAQLANEFKELLPNNAVEYFVSYYDYYQPEAYVPQTDTFIEKDSSVNDEVERLRHSATNSLLTRRDVIVVATVSCIYGLGTPQEYIDRMIRLKVGDEIERNQLLRRFVDVQYSRNDMAFERGTFRVRGDTIEIIPMYEELAIRIEMFGDEIEKIMTLHPLTGEIIRDETEIYIFPATHYAAGPETMKRAMGEIEDELQIQLNLFEKQGKLLEAQRLRMRTTFDLEMMQQLGFCSGIENYSRHLDGREPGTAPNCLLDYFPEDFLVVIDESHVTVPQIGAMYEGDASRKRTLVEHGFRLPSALDNRPLRWPEFLERVGQTVYLSATPGKYEMEKVGGDVVEQVIRPTGLVDPAIIIKPIKGQIDDLLNEINIRAAKNERVLVTTLTKKMSEDLTDYLQERGVRVRYLHSEVDTLRRVELLRELRSGEYDVLIGINLLREGLDLPEVSLVAILDADKEGFLRSATSLIQTIGRAARNVSGEVHMYADNITKSMAQAIDETNRRRAKQVAYNLERGVDPQPLRKKIADITDTIARESDDTDELMAARKSSGKGKGATSVLDIGFNARTVISLPRQELLALIGSLTEQMRSAAGDLQFELAARLRDEIRELKKELRGMDEAGI